The region atgaaaaagagacatgaaacctcaCAAGCTGAGCTACACAGAAGAACAACCCGACTCCAACAACAGGCTGACGAGCGCAGAgacacatttctgctgtatgtTACCTTAGGTAGCTCTGGCATGGCCGTCTCCATGGAAGCTGCTCTGCCATTAGAGAcagatgcctttgtctcttgggcacctgcagccttgtcctttcctgcttcagatAGATTGACTCCgttattgtctcctactgtctctgtgacagttttatcagcagatgtttccctcatgtctgtatccatgactgcttctgctttggcgtcttgtgcagctgaagagtgggaaacagcagcgctaggctcatggcttctgatgctgtctttgctggcgTTTTCTCCCAAAGCTTGGTCTTCACCAGCCCTCTTCTCTGTGAACTTCATCGTCTGGTCTGTCCCAGAAGtgtctttttccacctcctccaaaggaggttgagacttctctatatggacagcctcctcttcctctgcagctgctgctgtttggctgcttttgccgttagcaggtgcatcctatgaccagacacaaggagctattgagcagtgtgacatcaaacacGTGCACATAGAGCTGACGCTGCGGGACATCATGCCAGCAATAGATAACAaatacagtcaagcccgaaattattcatacccctggcaaattttgacttaaagttacttttattcaaccagcaagtgttttcttgattggaaatgacacaggtgtctcccagaagataataagataATGTACAAaaggcatcattgtggaaaaaaatatttctcaccttttatttacatttaaaagtaactttcCCCTCCTAGAACCGCCACCTTACCGTGGTGGAGGGATTTGAGTACCCGAATGATCCTAGGAGCTATGTTGTCGGGGCTAAATGAGGCAAACAGGTCCTGGGGGACGGGTCAGACCAAGAGCGGTTCAGAAGCCTCCTATGACTATAACTAAAGCAAGGTCAGTTACGTCGCCCGGTATGGCGCAGCCGGGGCCTCACCCTGGAGCCAGGCCTGGGGTTGAGGCACACATGCGAGCGCCTGGTGGCTGGCCCTCTCCCTACGGGGCCCGGCCGGGCAGAGCTTGAAAGAACGACGTGGGGCCATCCTCCCGTGGCACAGAAACTGGCTCTTGGGACATGGAATGTCACCTCACTGGAGGGGAAGGAGCCTGAGCTTGTGCGGGAGGTTGAGAGGTACCGACTAGAAATAGTCGGGCTCACCTCCACGCACAGTCTGGGCTCTGGAACCCAACTCCTTGAGAGAGGCTGGACTCTCTTCTACTCTGGAGTTGCCCGCGGTGAGAGGCGGCGGGCTGGTGTGGGCTTGCTTATAGCTCCCCAGCTCAGCCGCCATGTGTTGGAGTTTTCCCCGGTGAATGAGAGGGTCGCCTCCCTGCGCCTTCGGGTCGGGGGGAGGTCTCTCACTGTTGTTTTCGGCCTATGGGCCGAATGGCAGTGTAGAGTACCAGACCTTCTTGGAGTCCCTGGGAGGGTGTACTGGACGGTGCTCCGACCGGGGACTCAGTCATTCTACTGGGGGCCTTCAATGCCCACGTGGGCATCGACAGTGACACCTGGAGGGGCGTGATTGGGAGGAACGGCCTCCCCGATCAGAACCCGAATGGTGTTCTGTTGTTGGACGTCTGTGCTAGTCGCAGTTTGTCCATAACAAACACCATGTTCAGACATAAGGGTGTCCATCAGTGCACATGGCACCAGAACACCCTAGGCCGAAGGTCAATGATCGACTTCGTGTTCGTGTCGTTTGACCTTCGGCCGCATGTCTTGGAAACTCGGGCAAAGAGAGGGGCTGAGCTGTCAACTGATCACCACCTGGTGGTGAACCCAGTGGTGGACACCAGAGGTAAGGGATGCTgtcaagctgaagaaggagtcCTATCGGGCCTGGTTGGCTTGTGGGGCTCCCGAGGCAGCTGACAGGTACCGACAGGCCAAGAGTGCTGCAGCCCGGGCGGTTGTAGAGGCAAAAACTTGGATCTGGGAGAAGTTCGGTGAGGCCATGGAGGAGGACCATCGGTCGGCTTCGAAGAGATTCTGGCAAACCGTCCGGCGCctcaggagagggaagcagtGCTCTACCAACACTATGTATAGTGGGGATGGAGAGCTGTTGACCTCGACTGGGGACATTATCAGACAGTTGAAGGAATACTTTGAAGATCTCCTCAATCCCACTGTTACTCTTTCCGTTGAAGAAACAGGGGCTGGGAGCTCGGGGGCGGACTCATCCATCACCCAagctgaagtcactgaggtGGTCAAAAATCTCCTTGGTGGCAAGGCACCGGGAGTGGATGAGATTGGTCCCGAGTATCTCAAGTCTCTGGATGTTGCAGGGCTGTCTTGGTTGACACGCCTCTGTAACATCGCGTGGCAGTCGAGGACAGTACCCCTGGAGTGGCAGGCAAGGGTGGTGGTCCCTCTTTTCAAGAAGGGGGACCGGAGGGTGTGCTCCAACTATAGGGGGATCACACTCCTCAGCCACCCTGGGAAAGTCTATGCCAGGGTactggagaggaggattcgGCCGATAGTCGGATTCAGGAGGAACAATGCGGTTTTCGTCCTGGTTgtggaacactggaccagcTCTATACTCTCTATAGGGTGCTCGAGGGTTCATGGGAGTTTGCCCAACCAGTCCACgtgttttgtggatctggaGAAAGCGTTCGACCGTGTCCCTCGTGGCATCCTGTGGAGGGTGATCTGGGAGTATGGAGTCCGGGGCCCTCTGCTAAGGGCTGTCAGGTCTCTGTAAGACCGGAGCAGGAGCGTGGTTCCCATTGccggcagtaagtcagaccAATTTCTAGTGCATGTTGGACTCCGGCAGGACTGCCCTTTGTCACCGGTTCTGTTGATAATTTCAGGATTTCTAGGCGCAGCCAGGGGCCAGAGGGAGTCCAGTTTGGGGACCACAGgatttcatccctgctttttgcggatgatgttgtcctgttggctcCATCAGGCCAAGACCTTCAGCATGTACTGGGGCATTTTGCAGccgagtgtgaagcagctgggatgagaatcagcacctccaagtccgaGGCCATGGTTCTCAACCGGAGAAGGGTGGCTTGCCCTCTCCGGGTTGGAGGAGAGCTCCTGCCTCAAGCGGAGTagtttaagtatcttggggtcttgttcacgagTGGGGGAAGGACGGAAcgtgagattgacaggcggatTGGTGCAGCTTCTGCAGTAATGCGGTCGATGTACCGGTCCgtcgtggtgaagaaggagctgagccaaAAGGCGAAGCTCTCGAATTACCGGTCAATCTAcgttcctactctcacctaCGGATatgagctttgggtcatgaccgaaaggacaagatctcggATACAAGCGGCCGAAATGAgcgctcccttagagatagggtgaggagctcggtcATCCGGGAGGGGCTTggagtacagccgctgctcctccacatcgagaggggccagttgaggtggctcgggcatctattaaggatgccccctggacgcctccctagggaggtgttccgggcatgtcaCACCGGGAGGAGGCCCCGGGAAGATCTAGGACACGatggagggactatgtctctctgctggcctgggaacacctcggggttcccccggaagagctggaagaagtgtacggggagagggaagtctgggcatCCCTGCTTAGgctgctgcccccgcgacccggccccggataagtggatgaaaatgatgatgatgatgaagtaactttaagtcaaaatttgccaggggtattaATAATTTCCTGCATGACTGTatgtctaactgaataatgagcaagcactgccaatcaattaccgacctcagacgactcaaggtacgtagtgatgacttttgtctgtgtgttggccttggggCCCGGCTTGCGGGAGAAGAACAGGgggttgttctggatgatgcacggaaacgtctggaagcgtttgtaaacagagaatgccatggctgcagtcgccatctcacaaatgacctaagcaggaagaggcacaacatcacatcaacagcatgttacatgtcttaagataaagagcaagacatgatttggagaaaatgtgatttgtattttcagcccaggacagagctgtgtgtgaggacacgaatattcaggacaggggtggctgaggatctcatggATGGCttatctgcagctgcacagacaaacagccctcaccatgttgttgagcaCAAGGGTCTTGATGACGGTACCAAAGCGTCGCACcagtttttggacctcagaggatccagagggcatgttggggacattactgatcaccaagagcctgctccagcccactggaacagtACTCTCCTGAAGGACACAAAGGACATACAGTCACTAATTAGCCAGCGGATAATTAGTGGATCAAGGTACAcagaagactaaagcagaagatatacagaagacatattcattaccaccagtaaatgagggtttctgcaatattactatacccatgaaaaatactgttttcttactttaatgtactttttatAAGAAAAACTAGTTGTAAAGTTCCAGCAGATGTCAcgttttacaggactgtccctgtttatctacatctaaaatgtaggacagggacaactgaacacttactgctgcagtttgacagtaagacccttcagcctgatttaggtttattactttaaagagcttagtgtaaatgtacatttggatcatctacacttgtccctggtgtatttacagcaaagtttattaacgtgcactgtccttgttacatcaaggaataaataagatgaagtgcatagaaatatctaatggtagaaatactcactaatgagtccactgatcccatcagcagattgtagagggccacctgtgtaaagaggtttttttattgttaatcagCAGTTACTGCTCAAGGTTCACAAACAACTAGAAATGCTACactaagcacaagatgaaagaagcaagcacacaaaaggaagatatttaatatagaagattagagcagaggaggagaaaaagatgatgagtgtcctgtaaaggatgtgggtgaatgatgagaggccttaccggtgtgctgaggccaatacgctgtttgacatggattatcttcagctcacagtctttaatcttggtggggatgaaggagtggactttcactatctcttgagcaatctctgtgtctgccactgacacaagcacctaACATACAATAAGGATGTTTTTAACATGGTGCTGTAGGAAGATGAACTTTGTAACAGGTCAACAATCCAGAAACTAGTATCTATGGACAGATTGAGTGTGTAGACTGTCCACAAAacagtcccactgagcctgtgatagtagttgaagctatgacagaagcagcttgcatggctacatgtattactggtgtccaggtgtgatcacaccaacctttcccatttgttttgccaggatgaggtccgagggcgtgtcaaagggctggatcagcttgatgatgtcactctctgactagctgctctcaggaagtcctgtgatcaacaccatgcctttctgtaggagacattacagaacaagtgaatttaacagacatttagctgaacttaggttttcctttttgtacatttccaaacataaaattctgttttcagactgatgagggggaaaatgacctgaaaagattttagtatcaggctgaaacacaagaaaatgtgatggaagtgaaggtaactgtacctcatcagacaTCTTgcgttcagcctcagctcccgcagtggggagtaggaggggaagatgctacactcagtatgttttcatacacatcacaactacaagccagcaaaagcaagacatcacaaaccagactacatgtgactaagcaacaatttattccatgtgatcatGTATAgttaactgtgattttaactagatatactgagtatttcttgacagtgatagatgtagATATAgtagcactgactgcctgcagactagcagtggcggttttttgttgtcctacctgagtcttccccggcaggacccttctcctgtcctgaagcaggtttgctgtgaagtcagaaataatcatatctgagtgcaggtttgaaatgggcaggttgagtgaacaacatatggggttaaaggggaagaacggtgatgataactgtggcagacctgttgttggcatcaggagactgcactccttcaggtttctaaaggaaatcaaaaagaaatgagacttcaaacatcaaaaaataataattaaaaaaggaactgaaactttctgaatcaacaattgcatttagacagaaaacaaactccactcagcatttttgtggaagctttatgttttctatgattgaaagggtttaaagtgaacatgccttcagtgccacatgtgtgtgttttccacatggtaccttggctgttgaagcagtgattttctggtctctgatggagagatttgtggagttagccagtgcctgagcgtcttcagccttcaccatacatacagatgcctgcagcaagggagggagacaaagtgatgatgtgggacagacagaaaccacgatgacgttgtgcaaagtagaagcaggaaacctgcacaggctaaaatatccacagccactgttttgttgactgaagagtgacagatgaccaggccaatgctattctttcttgtaaaacacatgaacatgtagatactcttagacgtaccttctgtccttggctcttctcgctctcttcttctgagcacggcatgaggatcacgttgttgatcttgccaaaggacccggtcagtcagtaacttcctgctccgaggcgtggtttggaatgcctgtcagataaagcagaccttcttcttggctggaggaggcctggcacactacaaagcaacagcattagtctttggttagttttaggctgaaagaagtgtgtagacatagttagctgtggctgagcttggtccaaaacagtggaattctgtgacaagctttacacaactaaagagaaaaacagccactgtgtcagccgccttgttacttgctgtctcagccatcttagttccagtcttcatcctgCTCTtaacagttgtgatgttggactgtccacgtttggagctgtgagccgccttagaggagggtggatgtcggctggtgtcagtggagtcatggtgtggacgcttcccaccgatgccagaggaaccccctgtagacacagcacgaagcaaagggaggagggaaagcaaagaaagctccacatcactcttgtgtaaggctccaaaactagaagtgatgtgagaaatctcaggtaaacaacaggtaaagtgtgattttagctgagcacagacaaactatcttccccgttagcagatgagtttaaaagagctttccagagtcagactctgaacatacatgagtctgtaaagaacaaagctacacactgactaacctgatgattccttgtccttcctctcaggccgctgctctctggaggaggaggaggttgggtgtgagtgagagggactgtgtgagccggAGTGGCGGCCCTCCAAACGATGGCCGTGTTCTTAGGAcagtgaatggatggatgaggttAGAAGTGAGTCAACTATCATACAGACATTTCCCCTGATCTGAGTCACTTATTGCTGAAAAGATAATTGTGTATTAAGAACCTGCAGCACCACTGAACAGTCCAGTAGCACTTTAGCAAATGAGCTCActacatatttgtattatttgtattgtttgcagatttttttttttattgaaaagaGACATAAGATTCCTCCAATcaccaaaaatacattttaccatttttgttaagtatatatatatatatatgtatgtatgtaaacacacacatatacgcacATATATACATAAGAACAATGAACAGGCTTTAAGCcacagagagatggaaggatATTTAGCAGACTTCCAATGCAATAATAAAGAACGTCTTGCCAGCAAGGAAGTATAAGCTATAATATCCTTCTGAGTGCAAGTGAGGCGTCAGGAATCCTGAATATAGCAATCAATGGGCAGTGGACATGATAGTAAAGTAGCCAGTCCAAAAACCATTCAAATCTGGGCAAAAGAAAAACCATATGACTAAGGTGACAGGGAAAGCCATGACATTTATCTTTAACTTCTGGATATATTTCAGAGTCTTGACTTAGAAAAATGGACCCTGTGTAGAACTTTAAATTGAATAAGTCCAGGATGAGCACAAGAGGTGGTAGACCTTATCCTATCTATAGCATGTGCCCAGAACTCTTCACTTAATTGAATCCAAAATTCCCTTTCCCAAGCATTCTTCATTTTGGTGCTCGACTGATTAGTTAATGCCAAAATGAAGTCATAAACTTTGGAAATCATTCCTCTCTGATGTGGACTACGTAAAAGCAAGCTTTCCCATGGCTGCTCTGGAGGTGCAGAGGGGAAATTAGGGAAACACTTAGAAACAAAATTACCAATTTGAAAATAGCGAAACAAATGAGTAACAGGGAGGCCATAACACAATGACAAATTGGTAAAAACTAAGACACCATCTACATAtaaatttttaaattgtttaataCCCTTGTCATCCCAGactgaaaatactgaatatgaaAGTGATGGAGGAAATAAATGGTTGTTACTTAAAGGACCCAAGGAAGATGCAGTCACAAATTTAAAGTGCCATCTAAACTGATACCAGATCTTAAGTGTGTTAAGAACCACAGGATGATCAGTATATGTGGAAAGTTTTATGGGTAAAGAGGAATAAAGTAAAGCAGGTATGGATGAACCCCTACAGGATGATAGTTCCAATTTACACCAAGAGGAAGCAGGTGATTCTAACCAGTAACAAAGTTTATGAATGTGAGCAGCCCAGTAATAAGATTGAAAGTCCCCCACTAAGTCTACATCtgtgaaataaagttttatgaaTTCTTGGTGACTTCCCACCCCAAATAAAAGACCAAATTATCTTATCCAGtgagtcaaaaaaagttttgggaggaaaagaggaattGACtggaacaagaaaagaaattttGGTAATATATTCATTTTGACAACATTAATCCTGCCAATCAAAGAAAGGGGGAGGTTACCCCATCTTTGAATGTCAGATGTAATCTGTGAGATAAGGGGAGTGAAATTAGCTGATGCAAGATTTGGTAAAGAACGTGTCACATTGATACCTAGGTATTTAAACCCTGACAAGCTAAATTGAAAAGGTAAGTCTGACTGTTGGAGACTACATGCTGCAGTGTTAACTAGAAAACACTCGCTTTTCTCCAAATTTAATTTAT is a window of Toxotes jaculatrix isolate fToxJac2 chromosome 4, fToxJac2.pri, whole genome shotgun sequence DNA encoding:
- the LOC121180335 gene encoding uncharacterized protein LOC121180335, encoding MKFTEKRAGEDQALGENASKDSIRSHEPSAAVSHSSAAQDAKAEAVMDTDMRETSADKTVTETVGDNNGVNLSEAGKDKAAGAQETKASVSNGRAASMETAMPELPKVTQQMVNALLVECRTRTGSHPNNVEASTCGVKGETQTETEQDKKSAEGTKEAAKSHTEEEEDTPMEVAIETAVSDATATLLKSDQQVSESEPVFRS